One Amycolatopsis thermophila DNA segment encodes these proteins:
- a CDS encoding CaiB/BaiF CoA transferase family protein produces MGVLTKGPNSGGPLTGLRIVELGGVGPTRFGCMLLADLGADIVRIERPPGYDGGAPIDPRYDLMNRSRRSATMDLKHPKAVDVVLRLVERADVLVEGFRPGVAEKLGLGPDECLAVNPALVYARMTGWGQDGPLARAPGHDVNYVSLTGVVHSIGEAGGPPVIPLNLVGDFGGGALYLALGVVSALLESRQSGHGQVVDAAMVDGSASLMTALYGFRAAGYWTDERGTNRLDSGAPWYQVYETKDGGWVSIAANEARFWRATVALLGFAEDELPDQHDRDRWPEVKERFAAVFRTRTRDEWCALAQGREVCLTPVLSMAEAPEHPHLRARGTFVEVDGIVQPAPAPRFSRTPGAIQRPPAAPGDEVLGDWGFSPDELACLRAAGAFGGNRFGSTEPRIRESSIDLPVRPD; encoded by the coding sequence ATGGGAGTGTTGACGAAAGGGCCGAATTCCGGCGGACCGCTGACCGGCCTGCGGATCGTCGAGCTCGGCGGCGTCGGGCCGACCCGGTTCGGCTGCATGCTGCTGGCCGACCTCGGCGCCGACATCGTGCGCATCGAGCGGCCGCCCGGGTACGACGGTGGCGCTCCGATCGATCCCCGGTACGACCTGATGAACCGGAGCCGCCGGAGCGCGACGATGGACCTGAAACACCCGAAGGCGGTCGACGTGGTCTTGCGTCTGGTCGAGCGCGCCGACGTGCTGGTGGAGGGCTTCCGGCCGGGAGTGGCCGAGAAACTCGGGCTCGGGCCGGACGAGTGCCTGGCCGTCAACCCCGCGCTGGTGTATGCCCGGATGACCGGGTGGGGACAGGACGGGCCGCTGGCCCGCGCGCCCGGCCACGACGTCAATTACGTCTCGCTGACCGGTGTCGTGCACTCGATCGGCGAAGCGGGCGGGCCGCCGGTCATCCCGCTGAACCTGGTCGGCGATTTCGGTGGCGGCGCGCTCTACCTCGCCCTGGGCGTGGTGTCCGCTCTGCTGGAGAGCAGGCAGTCGGGGCACGGGCAGGTCGTGGACGCGGCCATGGTGGACGGATCGGCATCGCTGATGACCGCGCTGTACGGCTTCCGCGCGGCCGGTTACTGGACCGACGAACGCGGCACGAACCGGCTCGATTCCGGCGCGCCGTGGTACCAGGTTTATGAGACGAAGGACGGCGGCTGGGTCAGCATCGCCGCGAACGAGGCGCGGTTCTGGCGGGCGACGGTGGCGCTGCTCGGCTTCGCCGAGGACGAGCTGCCGGACCAGCACGACCGCGACCGCTGGCCGGAGGTGAAGGAACGCTTCGCCGCGGTCTTCCGCACGCGGACCCGCGACGAGTGGTGCGCCCTTGCCCAGGGCCGGGAGGTGTGCCTGACCCCGGTGCTGTCCATGGCGGAGGCGCCGGAGCATCCCCACCTGCGGGCCCGCGGGACCTTCGTCGAGGTGGACGGCATCGTGCAGCCCGCGCCCGCCCCGCGGTTCAGCCGCACTCCGGGAGCGATCCAGCGGCCGCCCGCGGCGCCCGGCGACGAGGTGCTCGGCGACTGGGGCTTCTCGCCGGACGAGCTTGCGTGCCTGCGCGCAGCCGGCGCGTTCGGCGGAAACCGATTCGGATCGACCGAACCGCGAATTCGAGAATCGTCAATTGATTTACCGGTCCGGCCGGATTAG
- a CDS encoding MmgE/PrpD family protein, producing the protein MSAGATRQLSELAAGVTAGGPPAAVMDVTGLCLADFLAVATLGARLESSEPVLRTVRALGDDGGPCTVIGRRGTASPEHAALLNGMFAHSLDFDDTNIPACSHPGAPVIPAVLAAAEHAGAAGPDVLSGLVAGHEVCCRVGRAIGGGAYDRGFHPTAIAGTFGAAAGAARVLGLDAATTESALGLAGSMASGSMQYLCNGAWNKRLHAGLAARNGLTAVLLAASGFRGSAAAIEGDAGALINFGTVPDPGALTADLGSAWYLLDTGFKPYPSCRLTHAATDICLDLHSELGMRRADSVTVVISPRADSIVGGDAPHKVRPANVVDAQFSVRFQCAVALLDGQVTWASYGRLDDPAVQALAARIMVAIDPDQGPAAATVCLQTGDGVRLERHRDLPRGESGDPDNRRVVDDKLIQAATAAGWPAETLGRLRDLCQVPRTMPAARAWIPWLVAGGGDRA; encoded by the coding sequence ATGAGCGCCGGTGCGACCAGGCAGCTGAGCGAACTCGCAGCCGGCGTTACGGCCGGTGGGCCGCCTGCTGCGGTGATGGACGTGACGGGACTGTGCCTCGCGGACTTCCTGGCCGTCGCGACCCTGGGGGCCCGCCTCGAGTCGTCGGAGCCGGTGCTGCGCACGGTCCGCGCGCTGGGCGACGACGGCGGACCCTGCACCGTGATCGGCAGGCGCGGCACGGCGTCTCCGGAACACGCCGCACTCCTGAACGGGATGTTCGCACACAGCCTCGATTTCGACGACACCAACATCCCGGCGTGCTCGCACCCCGGCGCACCTGTCATTCCCGCAGTGCTGGCCGCCGCGGAGCACGCGGGCGCGGCCGGACCCGACGTGCTGAGCGGGCTGGTGGCCGGGCACGAGGTCTGCTGCCGGGTCGGCCGTGCGATCGGCGGGGGCGCGTACGACCGCGGATTCCACCCCACGGCGATCGCCGGCACGTTCGGCGCCGCGGCCGGGGCGGCGAGAGTGCTGGGCCTGGACGCCGCCACGACCGAATCCGCGCTCGGGCTGGCCGGGTCGATGGCGTCGGGGTCGATGCAGTATCTCTGCAACGGTGCGTGGAACAAGCGCCTGCATGCGGGTCTCGCCGCGCGGAACGGGTTGACCGCGGTGCTTCTGGCGGCGTCGGGGTTCCGTGGTTCTGCGGCCGCGATCGAAGGCGACGCCGGCGCTTTGATCAACTTCGGCACGGTACCGGATCCGGGCGCGCTGACCGCGGATCTGGGCAGCGCCTGGTACTTGCTCGACACCGGGTTCAAACCCTATCCGTCGTGCCGCCTGACGCACGCCGCGACGGACATCTGCCTGGATCTGCATTCTGAGCTGGGCATGCGACGCGCCGATTCGGTCACGGTCGTGATCAGCCCGCGGGCGGACTCGATCGTGGGTGGGGATGCGCCGCACAAGGTGCGTCCGGCCAATGTCGTCGACGCGCAGTTCAGCGTCCGGTTCCAGTGCGCGGTGGCGCTGCTCGACGGGCAGGTGACGTGGGCGTCGTACGGGCGCCTGGACGATCCGGCTGTCCAGGCGCTCGCTGCGCGGATCATGGTCGCGATCGATCCGGATCAGGGCCCGGCAGCCGCCACCGTGTGTCTCCAGACTGGCGATGGTGTCAGGCTGGAGCGCCACCGCGACCTGCCGCGCGGCGAGAGCGGCGATCCGGACAACCGCCGGGTCGTCGACGACAAGCTGATCCAGGCAGCCACCGCAGCCGGGTGGCCGGCCGAAACGCTCGGTCGCCTGCGTGATCTCTGCCAGGTGCCGCGAACGATGCCGGCCGCCCGGGCCTGGATCCCGTGGCTGGTTGCGGGAGGCGGTGATCGCGCATGA
- a CDS encoding thiolase family protein translates to MSPVAAIVGMGDAYASKADRKDPLQLATEATMAALADAGIGKHQVDAVFTGRSPWADKRSQWSNIFISHLQMPVTLNSEITLHGAGLTSTIGVAAQMIAAGAAEYVLCVQSDATELFVDAVAMGSEADADPQFEVPYVPTIPSLYAQAACRYFHEYGLTEADLADVVVANQRWGAHHPHAAKRKHGEIDREKVLASPYVATPLRRWMCSTWGGGTGGALVVTSPERAREAHDPVWVLGYGSATTHEYLTDRVNMRDGRFAGLGEFPNLTHTATVEAARQAYARSGLTPSDVDMVQLSVNFAHMGPIILEDLGFAKKGHGIDVYREGRTGPDGDLPADTNGGWLSFGQPGISCNMDSLVEAVRQLRGTALGLAPARKPRTVLVQGAGGMLAAAGVMLLSGHDGRP, encoded by the coding sequence ATGAGCCCGGTCGCCGCGATCGTCGGGATGGGCGACGCCTACGCGTCGAAGGCCGACCGGAAGGACCCGCTGCAACTGGCCACCGAAGCAACCATGGCCGCACTGGCCGACGCCGGGATCGGCAAGCACCAGGTGGACGCGGTGTTCACCGGGCGCTCGCCGTGGGCGGACAAGCGGTCCCAGTGGAGCAACATCTTCATCTCGCACCTGCAGATGCCGGTGACGCTGAACAGCGAGATCACCCTGCACGGCGCCGGCCTGACCTCCACGATCGGCGTCGCGGCGCAGATGATCGCGGCGGGCGCCGCCGAGTACGTGCTGTGCGTGCAGAGCGACGCGACCGAGTTGTTCGTGGACGCGGTCGCGATGGGCTCGGAGGCCGACGCGGACCCGCAGTTCGAGGTGCCCTACGTGCCGACGATCCCGTCGCTCTACGCCCAGGCCGCCTGCCGGTACTTCCACGAGTACGGGCTGACCGAAGCCGACCTGGCCGACGTCGTGGTGGCCAACCAGCGCTGGGGCGCGCACCACCCGCACGCCGCCAAGCGCAAGCACGGCGAGATCGACCGGGAGAAGGTGCTGGCCTCGCCGTATGTCGCGACCCCGCTGCGGCGGTGGATGTGCTCGACGTGGGGTGGCGGCACCGGCGGCGCGCTCGTCGTGACCTCACCGGAACGCGCTCGCGAGGCCCACGATCCGGTGTGGGTGCTGGGCTACGGCTCGGCGACCACGCACGAGTACCTGACCGACCGGGTGAACATGCGCGACGGCCGGTTCGCCGGGCTCGGCGAGTTCCCGAACCTCACGCACACCGCGACCGTGGAAGCGGCCCGGCAGGCGTACGCGCGATCGGGGCTCACCCCGTCCGATGTGGACATGGTGCAGCTGTCGGTGAACTTCGCGCACATGGGCCCGATCATCCTGGAGGACCTCGGGTTCGCGAAGAAGGGCCACGGCATCGACGTCTACCGCGAGGGCCGCACGGGCCCGGACGGCGACCTGCCCGCCGACACCAACGGCGGCTGGCTGTCCTTCGGCCAGCCCGGGATCTCCTGCAACATGGACAGCCTCGTCGAGGCCGTCCGCCAGCTCCGCGGGACCGCGCTGGGGCTGGCGCCGGCGCGGAAACCGCGCACGGTACTGGTGCAGGGCGCGGGCGGAATGCTGGCCGCGGCTGGCGTGATGTTGTTGTCCGGCCACGACGGGAGGCCGTGA
- a CDS encoding MFS transporter has protein sequence MREAKLRLPRRNGFSTVASITHACAGAPFSRRRQPRSRRADHMTIPEHEATNQRNSYSAPARLSSLPIVTRSQKLWCAVLGALFAFDLVDINSFSYAAPAISQEWGLSLKDVSVVTSVTFLGMFAGGLVGGRVSDRFGRKRTIIGAVLAYSLFSLLTTLATTLPALLALRFFTGFGVQAMTGVLIVYVAEMFPKRSRGRYQAVLLAVGLIGVPVAAWFARLTIPAGPGMWRWVFVLGAAGAVVGIAGIRILPESVRWQSMHGDHLGAKATVARLEAEATSKVGGRLPTPVEEPAVRPGRAAELLRGRNRRNAIVMSVSTILIVIAFYGYNAYVPTLLVHQGYSTTQALGFTSYFSIAAVPGALLAWPVVDRWERKVLLPVMTVIVGALVVAFGAAGQPAIVLVTGFLVTMFLQTQTVFLYAYLPEMFPTPLRGLGTGLANGLGRIGVFAAGFGTAGLVAVLGFGGYFAVIAGVLVLGGATIGLFGMRTTNRPLLEDQTSTGEQHKDPA, from the coding sequence TTGCGCGAGGCGAAACTTAGATTGCCGCGGCGAAACGGGTTCAGCACAGTGGCATCCATCACGCACGCATGCGCAGGCGCCCCCTTCTCCCGCCGGCGTCAGCCCCGATCACGAAGAGCGGATCACATGACGATACCCGAGCACGAGGCCACCAATCAGCGGAATTCCTATTCGGCACCGGCACGACTGAGTTCGTTGCCGATCGTCACCCGTTCACAGAAACTGTGGTGCGCGGTACTCGGCGCACTGTTCGCGTTCGACCTCGTCGATATCAACTCGTTCTCCTATGCCGCGCCCGCGATCAGCCAGGAATGGGGCCTGTCGCTCAAGGACGTCAGTGTCGTCACCTCGGTCACCTTCCTCGGGATGTTCGCCGGCGGTCTCGTCGGGGGCCGGGTGTCCGATCGCTTCGGGCGGAAGCGGACGATCATCGGCGCCGTACTGGCGTATTCGTTGTTCTCGCTCCTGACCACGCTGGCCACGACGCTCCCGGCCCTGCTCGCGCTGCGGTTCTTCACCGGATTCGGTGTCCAGGCAATGACCGGGGTGCTGATCGTGTACGTCGCGGAAATGTTTCCCAAGCGCTCGCGCGGGCGGTATCAGGCCGTGCTGCTGGCGGTGGGGCTGATCGGGGTCCCGGTGGCCGCGTGGTTCGCGCGCCTGACGATTCCCGCGGGCCCCGGGATGTGGCGCTGGGTGTTCGTCCTCGGCGCGGCTGGGGCCGTGGTCGGCATCGCCGGCATCCGGATCCTGCCGGAGTCCGTGCGATGGCAGAGCATGCACGGCGATCACCTCGGCGCCAAGGCGACCGTCGCCCGCCTTGAAGCGGAAGCCACGAGCAAGGTCGGCGGCCGGTTGCCCACTCCCGTCGAGGAACCGGCCGTGCGCCCCGGCAGGGCAGCGGAACTCCTGCGCGGCCGCAACCGGCGCAACGCGATCGTCATGAGCGTCAGCACGATCCTGATCGTCATCGCGTTCTACGGCTACAACGCCTATGTCCCGACCCTGCTCGTGCACCAGGGATACAGCACGACGCAGGCACTGGGCTTCACCTCCTACTTCTCGATCGCCGCGGTTCCGGGTGCGCTGCTCGCGTGGCCGGTGGTGGACCGGTGGGAACGCAAGGTGCTGCTCCCCGTGATGACGGTGATCGTCGGGGCGCTGGTGGTCGCGTTCGGGGCCGCCGGTCAGCCCGCGATCGTGCTCGTCACCGGATTCCTGGTGACGATGTTCCTGCAGACCCAGACCGTGTTCCTGTACGCGTACCTGCCGGAGATGTTCCCGACCCCGCTGCGCGGCCTGGGGACCGGATTGGCCAACGGGCTCGGCCGGATCGGCGTGTTCGCCGCCGGATTCGGCACTGCCGGCCTTGTCGCCGTGCTGGGCTTCGGCGGCTATTTCGCGGTGATCGCGGGTGTGCTGGTGCTGGGGGGTGCCACGATCGGCCTCTTCGGCATGCGCACAACCAACCGTCCCCTGCTCGAAGACCAGACTTCTACCGGCGAGCAGCACAAGGACCCGGCATAG
- a CDS encoding acyl-CoA dehydrogenase family protein, which produces MPRNFLNESQAAWLETVNDFMDNEITVEYVRKCDFERRYPYEAYEKIAKQGWLGILIPESEGGSGGDIFDYSLMAEGLGKFGFDFACSVLVPTFTAMNIIKYGTVEQKARYVKPFIHGQIRFSVSISEPDAGSDAANTKTHARQEENGDWVVNGSKLWCSGAAAKDTVIAMLVRTGREDKHNDLSVLLIPNDTQGLEIRKLPTLSRHATGTTEIFLQDVRVPADALLGEVGQGWQIITEHLELERCAVAAAYVGNAQEAVNNANRYAHQRIQFGKPIYEFQVLKHMLAENQTRVDAARLLCYRAAQMKADNLPAARETSMAKLYGSETLKQCALDGMQILGGYANLPEGDMERYLRESIQSTIGGGTSQIQRTIIAKSMRLPA; this is translated from the coding sequence ATGCCCAGGAATTTCCTCAACGAGTCGCAGGCCGCGTGGCTGGAAACCGTGAACGACTTCATGGACAACGAGATCACCGTCGAGTACGTGCGCAAATGCGATTTCGAGCGCCGGTACCCGTACGAGGCCTACGAGAAGATCGCCAAGCAGGGCTGGCTCGGCATCCTCATCCCGGAGTCCGAGGGCGGCTCCGGCGGGGACATCTTCGACTACTCGCTGATGGCCGAGGGGCTGGGCAAGTTCGGGTTCGACTTCGCCTGCTCGGTGCTCGTGCCGACCTTCACCGCGATGAACATCATCAAGTACGGCACCGTCGAGCAGAAGGCCCGCTACGTCAAGCCGTTCATCCACGGACAGATCCGGTTCTCCGTGTCGATCTCCGAGCCGGACGCCGGTTCGGACGCGGCCAACACCAAGACCCACGCCCGGCAGGAGGAAAACGGGGACTGGGTCGTCAACGGCTCGAAGCTGTGGTGCAGCGGCGCCGCGGCGAAGGACACGGTCATCGCCATGCTGGTCCGCACGGGCAGGGAGGACAAGCACAACGACCTGTCGGTGCTGTTGATCCCGAACGACACGCAGGGCCTGGAGATCCGCAAGCTGCCGACGCTGTCGCGGCACGCGACCGGCACCACCGAGATCTTCCTCCAGGACGTGCGCGTGCCGGCCGACGCGCTGCTCGGCGAGGTCGGCCAAGGCTGGCAGATCATCACCGAACACCTGGAGCTGGAGCGCTGCGCGGTGGCCGCTGCGTACGTCGGCAACGCCCAGGAAGCCGTGAACAACGCCAACCGCTACGCCCACCAGCGGATCCAGTTCGGCAAGCCGATCTACGAGTTCCAGGTGCTCAAGCACATGCTGGCGGAGAACCAGACACGGGTCGACGCCGCCCGGCTGCTGTGTTACCGCGCCGCGCAGATGAAGGCGGACAACCTGCCCGCCGCCCGCGAGACGTCGATGGCCAAGCTGTACGGCTCGGAAACCCTGAAGCAGTGCGCGCTCGACGGCATGCAAATCCTCGGCGGCTACGCGAACCTGCCCGAAGGCGACATGGAACGCTACCTGCGCGAGAGCATCCAGTCGACGATCGGCGGCGGCACCTCGCAGATCCAGCGCACCATCATCGCCAAGTCGATGCGCCTGCCCGCCTGA
- a CDS encoding MmgE/PrpD family protein — MTHQTYAEEIAAFTADLTIDDVPEEVTERARLHALDALGIALASSTTDFGTAIHQAARQLGTGDDAGVVGFGTRLPAASAALANGTLIHGLDFDDTHIRAVHHASAPALATALAVAEERGSTGQEALLAYVIGLEIGCRLAGAVPGELHDRGFHPTGIMGTFAAVAAAARLRKLEPAATVRSLGLAGSQAAGILEINGSWLKRLHPGWAAHSGIVAATMGAAGFAGPGTVFEGVHGVYQAHVGRVPDRAETGLDTLGSRWATTEIALKPYPCCHFTHAFIDAALAVRDELHGRGVRVSEIACIEAPTSERLLHQVTEPRESKIAPRTIYDALFSIQYATALALVTGRVDLAAFYDERYDDPEVLSLAAKVTCPVDRDSDYPAHFPGEVIIRLGDGTTVARRVPASRGTPDNPLTTAEVVAKFTTTAGRAVPQGQADTIAAIVLALDKEPDLGSLVKALTRS; from the coding sequence ATGACGCACCAGACCTACGCCGAGGAAATCGCGGCCTTCACCGCGGACCTGACGATCGACGATGTACCAGAGGAGGTGACGGAGCGTGCCCGCCTCCACGCGCTGGACGCCCTCGGCATCGCCCTGGCCTCGTCCACGACCGATTTCGGCACCGCGATTCACCAAGCGGCCCGGCAGCTCGGGACCGGCGACGATGCCGGGGTCGTCGGCTTCGGCACGCGCCTGCCCGCGGCATCGGCCGCACTGGCCAACGGCACGCTGATCCACGGCCTGGACTTCGACGACACGCACATCCGGGCCGTCCACCACGCCAGCGCACCCGCGCTGGCCACGGCCCTGGCGGTGGCGGAGGAACGCGGCTCGACCGGTCAGGAAGCGCTGCTCGCGTACGTGATCGGCCTGGAGATCGGCTGCCGCCTGGCCGGCGCGGTGCCCGGCGAGCTCCACGACCGCGGATTTCATCCGACGGGCATCATGGGCACGTTCGCCGCCGTCGCCGCAGCAGCTCGCCTCCGCAAGCTCGAGCCCGCCGCGACGGTCCGCTCGCTCGGCCTCGCCGGCAGCCAGGCCGCCGGCATCCTGGAGATCAACGGGTCCTGGCTCAAGCGCCTGCATCCGGGGTGGGCGGCACACAGCGGCATCGTCGCGGCGACGATGGGCGCGGCCGGCTTCGCCGGCCCCGGCACCGTGTTCGAAGGCGTGCACGGCGTCTACCAAGCGCACGTGGGCCGCGTGCCGGACCGGGCCGAAACCGGGCTCGACACGCTGGGGTCGCGGTGGGCGACCACCGAGATCGCGCTCAAGCCCTACCCGTGCTGCCATTTCACCCACGCGTTCATCGACGCGGCCCTGGCTGTGCGCGACGAACTACACGGACGCGGCGTGCGGGTGAGCGAGATCGCCTGCATCGAAGCCCCGACCAGTGAACGGCTCCTGCACCAGGTCACCGAGCCGCGAGAGAGCAAGATCGCGCCGCGCACGATCTACGACGCGCTCTTCAGCATCCAGTACGCGACCGCGCTCGCTCTCGTCACCGGCCGGGTCGACCTGGCCGCCTTCTACGACGAACGCTACGACGACCCCGAGGTGCTTTCGCTGGCGGCGAAGGTGACCTGCCCGGTCGACCGCGACAGCGACTACCCGGCCCACTTCCCCGGCGAGGTGATCATCCGGCTTGGTGACGGCACCACCGTCGCCCGCCGGGTGCCGGCGAGCCGCGGGACCCCGGACAACCCGCTCACGACAGCCGAGGTGGTTGCGAAGTTCACGACCACGGCGGGGCGGGCGGTGCCGCAAGGCCAGGCGGACACGATCGCCGCCATCGTGCTCGCCCTGGACAAGGAGCCCGATCTCGGCAGCCTCGTGAAGGCACTCACCCGCTCCTGA
- a CDS encoding Zn-ribbon domain-containing OB-fold protein, which produces MSEDWPQPYRLLDAEPYWAALDEERLTFQRCDSCGEVVWPAHSYCPHCSFRGLRWEESGGRGTVWSFSTVMRGPTPVWTAIVPYTVGFVELAEGYRLFGQIEADPAVVEIGMPVEVRFVRRGAQTLPVFAPTSGG; this is translated from the coding sequence ATGAGCGAGGACTGGCCGCAGCCGTACCGGCTGCTCGACGCCGAGCCCTACTGGGCCGCCCTCGACGAGGAACGACTGACCTTCCAGCGCTGCGATTCGTGCGGTGAGGTCGTGTGGCCGGCGCATTCGTACTGTCCGCACTGTTCGTTCCGGGGCTTGCGCTGGGAGGAGTCCGGCGGTCGCGGCACGGTGTGGTCGTTCAGCACCGTCATGCGCGGACCGACGCCGGTGTGGACCGCGATCGTGCCCTACACCGTCGGGTTCGTCGAGCTGGCCGAGGGGTACCGGTTGTTCGGCCAGATCGAGGCCGACCCCGCCGTCGTCGAGATCGGCATGCCGGTCGAGGTCCGGTTCGTCCGGCGCGGGGCGCAGACGCTCCCCGTGTTCGCCCCCACCTCGGGAGGGTGA
- a CDS encoding MaoC family dehydratase, translated as MEINNRIDMPYDELEIGQTFRSGGRTVTEADVVNYCALTGNWIEIHSNRHYAEQTRFGKRLVQGSLTYSIMTGLIQFGPSIQANYGIDNLRYLKPVAIGETIYVTAEVTAKKEKDDRSGVTTFLMKALNQDGYVVQRSEWSLLMLRRREDLEELLAASLPTEKQ; from the coding sequence ATGGAGATCAACAACCGCATCGACATGCCCTACGACGAGCTGGAGATCGGGCAGACGTTTCGCTCGGGCGGGCGGACGGTGACCGAGGCCGACGTCGTCAACTACTGCGCGTTGACCGGCAACTGGATCGAGATCCACTCGAACCGGCACTACGCCGAGCAGACCCGCTTCGGCAAGCGCCTGGTGCAGGGCTCGCTGACGTACTCGATCATGACCGGGCTGATCCAGTTCGGCCCGTCGATCCAGGCGAACTACGGCATCGACAACCTGCGCTACCTCAAGCCGGTCGCGATCGGCGAGACGATCTACGTGACCGCTGAGGTGACCGCGAAGAAGGAGAAGGACGACCGCTCCGGCGTCACGACCTTCCTGATGAAGGCCCTCAACCAGGACGGCTACGTGGTGCAGCGCAGCGAGTGGAGCCTGCTGATGCTGCGCCGTCGCGAGGACCTCGAAGAGCTGCTGGCGGCGTCACTGCCCACGGAGAAGCAATGA
- a CDS encoding IclR family transcriptional regulator — protein sequence MSAGYGSRGVLTLVTRARGAPDMNAEQATATQPDLFRRGLRLLEVLAGMEQPASLHAIADAVGLPKASTYRVLRSLQSDGYIDHSGRRGYRIGSRSLALASLIGPRPALLQRAHPLLMTLAAQAGHTATLHLRSGSHRVLVLSAAPAANPHRRDFDAGERAPLTSGCSGRAILAHLPGEHAATVIAAHARRKRSWLEHELATIRAVGYAMSFSDNHPHLNGIGAALLDPEDGYPLGAVAIAGPEEQLPEAGLRRLAAPLTAAAAKLGPLLAAVTGPHAWMRFGSLDVTIQHLIRTQVARGET from the coding sequence GTGTCCGCGGGCTATGGGTCGCGCGGCGTGTTGACACTGGTGACGCGAGCGAGGGGAGCACCAGACATGAACGCAGAGCAGGCCACCGCCACGCAGCCGGACCTGTTCCGGCGCGGTCTGCGGCTGCTCGAAGTGCTGGCCGGAATGGAACAACCGGCGAGCCTGCACGCGATCGCGGACGCGGTGGGCTTGCCGAAGGCCAGCACCTACCGGGTGTTGCGCAGCTTGCAGAGCGACGGCTACATCGACCACAGCGGTCGTCGCGGTTATCGGATCGGCAGCCGTTCACTGGCCCTCGCGTCGCTGATCGGCCCGCGTCCTGCGTTGTTGCAACGTGCCCATCCCTTGCTCATGACGCTGGCCGCACAGGCCGGCCACACGGCGACGCTGCACCTGCGCAGCGGGTCGCATCGGGTGCTGGTCCTCAGCGCCGCGCCAGCGGCGAACCCGCACCGGCGCGACTTCGACGCCGGCGAGCGCGCCCCGCTCACCTCCGGGTGCAGCGGACGCGCGATCCTCGCCCACCTGCCAGGGGAACACGCCGCGACCGTCATCGCGGCGCACGCGCGGCGCAAGCGGTCCTGGCTGGAGCACGAGCTGGCGACCATCCGCGCCGTCGGGTACGCGATGTCGTTCAGCGACAACCACCCGCACCTCAACGGAATCGGTGCCGCCTTGCTCGACCCCGAAGACGGCTACCCGCTAGGGGCCGTCGCCATCGCCGGCCCCGAGGAGCAGTTGCCGGAGGCGGGACTGCGGCGACTGGCAGCACCGCTCACCGCGGCGGCCGCGAAACTCGGCCCGCTGCTGGCGGCGGTCACCGGGCCGCACGCGTGGATGCGCTTCGGTTCGCTCGATGTCACCATCCAGCACCTCATCAGAACACAGGTTGCGCGAGGCGAAACTTAG
- a CDS encoding HpcH/HpaI aldolase/citrate lyase family protein: MTRRHRSYLVTPATSTRMIGKAARSAADVVILDLEDGVSPDRKDEARRIAAEVSRDPVWSDRLLAVRINQPGTGMALSDLSAVVGSSGSQVDLVVVPKVVARRDVWWVDTTLTELESQLGIEHRVGIQVLVEDAAAIERLTEIARSSDRIESLVFGPGDFSASMDADLAVAGNDRQDLYPGDVWHSVRTAISLAAHTAGVAAVDGAYGDIGNLDGYRRECVWSRTLGFTGKWAIHPAQIEIANDVYAPSREAIAAAERMVAAYDAALAGGDGAAAHDGHLIDAATLRTARAVLDTAAALGLRGRNPQEKLTESRRP; encoded by the coding sequence ATGACCCGCCGCCACCGCAGTTACCTGGTCACCCCGGCGACGTCGACGAGGATGATCGGCAAGGCCGCCCGCAGCGCCGCCGACGTCGTGATTCTCGATCTCGAGGACGGCGTCAGCCCGGACCGCAAGGACGAGGCACGCCGCATCGCGGCCGAAGTGAGCCGCGATCCCGTCTGGTCGGACCGGCTGCTCGCCGTCCGGATCAACCAGCCCGGCACCGGGATGGCGCTGTCCGATCTGTCCGCCGTCGTGGGAAGCAGCGGGAGCCAGGTGGATCTCGTGGTCGTGCCGAAAGTGGTGGCCCGGCGTGACGTGTGGTGGGTCGACACCACGCTGACCGAACTCGAATCCCAGCTGGGCATCGAACACCGGGTGGGAATACAGGTGCTGGTCGAAGACGCCGCCGCGATCGAGCGGCTCACCGAGATCGCCCGCAGCAGTGACCGGATCGAGTCGCTCGTGTTCGGTCCTGGCGACTTCTCAGCGTCGATGGACGCCGATCTCGCGGTGGCGGGCAACGACCGCCAGGACCTGTACCCGGGAGATGTGTGGCACTCGGTGCGCACGGCCATCTCCCTCGCTGCGCACACGGCAGGCGTCGCCGCCGTCGATGGTGCCTACGGTGACATCGGCAACCTCGACGGCTACCGGCGGGAGTGTGTCTGGTCGCGGACACTTGGGTTCACCGGAAAGTGGGCCATCCATCCCGCGCAGATCGAGATCGCCAATGATGTCTACGCCCCGAGCCGGGAGGCGATCGCGGCCGCGGAACGGATGGTCGCGGCCTATGACGCGGCGCTCGCTGGTGGCGATGGGGCCGCCGCACATGACGGGCACCTCATCGACGCGGCGACCCTCCGGACGGCCCGTGCCGTCCTCGATACGGCGGCCGCGCTCGGACTGCGCGGCCGCAACCCCCAGGAGAAGCTCACCGAAAGCCGGCGACCATGA